Sequence from the Cydia splendana chromosome 10, ilCydSple1.2, whole genome shotgun sequence genome:
caaacacagaaaaagtagcAGAGAAACTTCACCCACCAGCGTTATGTACGCCCAAAGCCAGGGACATTGCTAGCCAAAGATTAGAGAATGAATAAGTCCGTAAGCAAGGCCCGCTCAGCCTTATATAATATCCAAATGGCGACAAACGTTTCAACGCTTCAAGAAGAAGAGTCATATATCCCCGTTTGTTTACTATTCGAAAGTGCTTATTCCCTGCATATTAATACTCATAATCGTTTAATGTTAGCAAGGTGGAGGCTATCAATGCAGTCATAAAAATAGCGACATGATCCTCTTAGAAGTAAAGATCTTAAATCCTTGTTTGTTTACTAAGTCATATGTCCCACTCATTAAGGCTCATAATCTGCCGAACCCAACGGAACCATACCCGAACAATACGATCATAAAACTGGCGACagtattcgaaattcaaatatttaaatcctattttgtttacataagccttatgtcctacactttaacgttcataatctattaatgctgatgaagctatttttcaacgatacctacgcacactaaagcaaccaaaagtatgtttgagttaacatctttccctttatgattccaaatattgcgtCCGTACTGAGgtatttcatgtttatttttataataatgtattaaacatataatagaagttaattatttaatcattgtaaccttttatctacctcacgctttttgaattttgcggtttaaaacgatatcagaacgtcaccgcgcctatacctgtcaaagtcaatgtaaacaaccttacaatatttgttttcctaagcaaattcttgttattattttgtttttactaagttAATTAGCAATTAATTTAATCGTGGATACATATGATAAAGACTAGACTATGAAATCAAGTGCATCGAGTTACCATCGTTTAGATCTTTCAATGAAAATCAAGAACGTAAACCCACGACCGGCAAGGAAGCTCCCGGAAGCTTTCCTTCACcgctaaaatgtaagtttttattgataaatgagcttaatattacgtaataggcatatggccaGTCACAGTGTTAAGGGACCGCTCGGGTCGTCAGATaccgattttcatcaagatcggatCAAAAATAAAGAAGTTCAAGATGGCGACCATTTTGTTCTATTTCGACTTCAGaatcgtgttaaggggcctctcgggtCCTCAGATATCGAGTTTCATCAAGATCGgatcaaaaataaagaaattcaagatggccaccgttttattcaatttcgacttcagaaTCGTGTTAAGGGGCTTCTCGGGCCCTCAGATATCGAGTTTCATCAAGATCGGATCAAAAATAAAGATATTCAAGATGGCGACCATTTTGttcaatttcgacttcagaaTCGTGTTGAGGGGCCTCTCTGGTCCTCAGATATCGAGTTTCATCAAGATCGgatcaaaaataaagaaattcaagatggcgaccaTATTGTTctatttcgacttcagatttgTGTTAAGGGGCCTTTCGggtcctcagatatcgattttaaTCAAGATCGgatcaaaaataaagaaattcaagatggcgaccgtttcgttcaatttcgacttcagaatcgtgttaaggggcctctcgggtCCTCAGATATCGAGTTTCATCTAGATCgtatcaaaaataaataaattcaagatggcgaccgttttgTTCAATTTAAACTTCAGATTCGGGTCCTGAAATATTGTTTttctataaacaaaaaaaaaaaagaatatggCCAGAGTTGCATAAGACCGTCAGTAAATTTTCGAATTTGGAATGTTCTACATCGCGCTATCGAAATTTTTCCTGTCGCGTATATATACCTCCGAGTCACTTATAGGGTGGATGGTTGGGGAGGTGGGTCTTGGAATCCGGCCGCAGGCCACTGGCGTTGCCTAGGACGCTCATACAACAGAGCCAGCCACAACAGACAACGGTGCCATTGACACTaacaggtcgggcgaagcccgacattcagcgcgcttcgcgcgctgcTTCATACAGCGCGCCCGCGGCGCCCCGCACACTGTAATAGGTCGGGCAACTTTCACACTaacaggtcgggcgaagcccgacatacAGCGCGCTCCGCGCGCTGTTATATACATGGCGCCTGCAGCGCCCTGCGCACTAATAGgtccgacattcagcgcgctttgCTACATACAGGGCGCCCGCGGCGCCCTGCACACTGTAataggtcgggcgaagcccgacattcagcgcgcgcTGCTACATACAGGGCGCCGGCAACGCCTTTCACACTaacaggtcgggcgaagcccgacattcagcgcgctttgCTACATACAGGGCGCCCGTGGCGCCCTGCACACTGTAataggtcgggcgaagcccgacattcagcgcgcgcTGCTACATACAGGGCGCCCGCGGCGCTCTGCATACTAACAgctcgggcgaagcccgacattcaccCTGTACACTaacaggtcgggcgaagcccgacatacAGCGCGCTCCGTGCGCCGTTATATACAGTCAGCGCGCGAagttacatacagggcgccggCAGCGCCATTCCCACTAACAGGTCGGACGAAGCCCGACATAAAGCGCGCTCCGCGCGCTGTTATATACATGGCGCCTGCAGCGCCCTGCGCACTAATAGgtccgacattcagcgcgctttgCTACATACAGGGCGCCCGCGGCGCCCTGCACACTGTAataggtcgggcgaagcccgacattcagcgcgcgcTGCTACATACAGGGCGCCGGCAACGCCTTTCACACTaacaggtcgggcgaagcccgacattcagcgcgctttgCTACATACAGGGCGCCCGTGGCGCCCTGCACACTGTAataggtcgggcgaagcccgacattcagcgcgcgcTGCTACATACAGGGCGCCCGCGGCGCTCTGCATACTAACAgctcgggcgaagcccgacattcaccCTGTACACTaacaggtcgggcgaagcccgacatacAGCGCGCTCCGTGCGCCGTTATATACAGTCAGCGCGCGAagttacatacagggcgccggCAGCGCCATTCCCACTAACAGGTCGGACGAAGCCCGACATAAAGCGCGCTCCGCGCGCTGTTATATACatggcgcctgcggcgccctgcACACTAataggtcgggcgaagcccgacatacAGCGCGCTCCATGCGCCGTTATATACagtcagcgcgcttcgcgcgctgttacatacagggcgccggCAGCGCCCTTCACACTAACAGGTCGGACGAAGCCCAACATACAGCGCGCTCCGCGCGCTGTTatatacagggcgcctgcggcgctcTGCACACTAataggtcgggcgaagcccgacattcagcgcgcttcgcgcgctgcTACATACAGGGCGCCCGCGGCGCTCTGCACAGTAACAGATCGCtgttacatacagggcgccggTTTACACTaacaggtcgggcgaagcccgacattcagcgcgctttgCGCGCTCTTACATATAGGGCGCCCGCGGCGCCCTTTACTTTAACAGGTCGGGCGGAGTCGGACATTCAACGCGCTTCGCGCGCATACATACATATAGCGGGCATTAAAAGCTTAGCACGCTCTTCATCACGTTAGAACGGCCAGGGTCCGGGTCAAGGCatccgacacttcgttttcaatagaaagcatcacgtgatcaccggtcaCCTCTCATAGAAATTTCacccaaaaacctcaccaaatatcaccaaagggaaggggggatcaaaaagtagactAAGGCTCCTCTGTCCATCCGTCTctcaccaagctgtatctcacgaaccgtgatgaaattgaaattttcacagatgatgtatttcttttcCCGCtagtataacaacaaatactaaaaagtagggaaccctcggtgggagtGTTTTTTGGTTTGCCAATTTATCTAACATCATcatttatatttgtttatttgttttttttttatagagggCTATACTTGCTCTCTTATGAATTATGATACAAACGCTCGCCCGAGCTCAGCAAGTGATGACAATAACAACCCCGAAATGGACTGAAAGGCTGTGCCAGAAAAACGATCGGAAAAATAAATCAGGGATCACTGCCGTTATTTATCACATCGTCTCGATTTTGGTTTCATTTGAATTGATTTATGATTGGGCCGTTTTCTGCACATTAAAGGATGGCTCTATCAATGTTTCTAGTTGATCGAGTGGATAAATAAtagagtacctacttacatgatAAGTTATTGAGGATGTAATAGCGAACTGTATTTAGGTAGTAAAATTGCTTGTATAATGAGTGACAATGACAAAAGCATACAAAGTAGAAGTAAATAGGTGTTACTTATCCCTTAATATTTATGAAGATTGACTTTAAagggcgtttctcagagatgaccttcggtgcctgacttcggtgcgaaattttttttttaacttattagatATGCGAATTTATTTCTAAAAGtctagccttaatataaaaaatattggtagtggaggcctccattagaaccttatagtatttaagatatttgagatttaaaaaacaccgaaatcatgtgcaggcactgaaatcaattggcgtcaccgaattcaataatgcatacacaaaaatcacatttcaattttatatctcaatcatattacattttaatcatatttttcattcttatttgattataagcgatttaacaaggctaatgatctcgaaagcttacataatttaatagataaagacccaagattttaaaataacctaattacggcttataaaacaacatctctagaagatatcccacactatttgactgtcgccatataatagggtgatgggcgatgtatggtcctggaacgagtttcagacatgtcgaccacaaattcgcacattagtgccataaaggagaagatgtttgtttcacagaatccgaccgcacacgcatcaaaaataaacttatgttacctacacccgataaacaagaaacttttgagtggtgttcaatgctcaaaaaatatttaatgcacttataaagcaatgtgatgcaatacggaaaacaagtatttttgaataacagagttttaaagcgtgaactccatcaatttaaattattgctggagatctccagcaccctcaaacacttgagatgatttgtaactcctatatttagacataaagacataagacattgaggattgttaaaacatttgctatgttcaatttgtgtctatcgctatcctttagaaatatcgatcagtaaggtacgctcagtacctttgaagcgatctcgacattagaaggccactttatttttaatcccttgttctgaacatcctgtcccttgggtgcaccttgcatagtacttacatacacaagttattttaaaagaagtgggatctaatcgactgcattcatttaacatggctgacacgtttaaaggtatcgaggtgtagggcctcaggtgatacagaggacaattaacataatttacttcattggtttgaagagaatatcaagacagagaaagaaacattgggtctacaagtttcaacacacgtctggtttaaaaaactactcatagtaaactagtgatttttgtacatattatgacttaatttacttacaaacataattttacgtttatacaacgtaATTGCAATTTTTAcgtgtgataaattagtacaacaaactagtttacagagcaggatttgaattcagtgatcacttttttgatatcggtggtcaaaaaatccaccgaatccaaggaaatcaacaccagcgatgtcaacattaatcgctttttagcaattacagaaatagcatgagtgatacagaggagatgtaagAATGttggatttacgtactttcgaggatttcttTATCACTTGCGtaacgataaatgcactaaaactttcggagtaaattgcaccaccgatctcaaaaaaaaatagaaccaaacccaccgaaggacggagaaacctttaaaaaatcactttattatactgtgactgtacctctactctattcaacggttaaggcacaactaaagcatactatgtttgagacactgagttcctggtttacaactttgaaggagtaccgacatgttttgcaaattacaccgaaatcaggcactagcccgggacacatcgtaaatttggttttattcaatgagctgagcaaacacattattgtgatataaagaatatgataagttaactaataccttatgcgtgaatacccataataactccgatctaatgccccatcttgagtaataattttttgtttcataaaatctgggtgcgggacactcccaccgaacatcatttttggcatttgaatttttttttcttgtattatataaataataaataaataattttatagtgtcccagacagaatataggctgaagatcatacctaaattaattcagatttattgaacagtaaattcaatcatttattgccccggacacgtaaaaatggccctcctgagaaatgcccTAGAAGGCTTAGGAAGACTTTCATTACAAGAGATTTACTTTGATCATTTTCTAATGGTCTAATTTTTGTAGTTTTGGATACATATTGGGcggtaaattaataaaaaataaatatttttcactttttatatttgcatatttacAGAAGGTATAAaactgaaaaaataaataataaaacgcaACCAGTTTTAACTTAGTTTACCAGCCGTAGTTACCGTAGGCGCTGGAGTAAGAGACATGGGAGACAGCTGGGGCAGCGGAGTAGGTGACAGCGGTCTTGACTACgggagcggcggcggcgtaagtggCTACGGGGGCAGCCTGGTAGGCGTGCACGGCGGGAGCGGGAGCGTAAGCCACGGGGGCAGAGTGGTAAGCAGAGTAGGCGGGTGCGGCGATGCTCTTGTGCACAACCGGGGCAGCGGAATAAGTGGCCACAGGGGTGATGGTCTTGTGTACAACTGGGGTGGCGGCGTAAGTCGCTACAGCGGGAGCGGCGTACGCGACGGGAGCGGAGTGGGTTGAGATGCTCTGGTAGGAGACGGCAGGAGCGACGGATTTGTAAACGGGGGCGGCGGCGTATGTGGCAACGGGGGCGGCGGCGTAGGACGCGACGGGAGCCGCAGCGTATGACGCGACGGGGGCAGCAGCGTACGTGGCGACGGGGGAGCCGTGCGCCGTGTGCGTGGCGTATGACACCGAGGAGACGGGTGCGGCGTACGCTACGGGAGCCGCGGCGTGCAGCAGGTTGCCGGCGGAGGCGATGCCCGCGGCGCACAGGACAACAACGATCTGAAAAAATAACATTTCCTTGACGAAACTCcttaaatataggtattttataaataaagcgAACTATAATCATGAAATGTTACATCTAGCGTTTTAAcaaaaaagtaaattatgttaagtTTAAGTTACAGTCAGAAACCTGGTCAAATAGTAATGTTTGAATTTATTGACTTTAAAGGAAACAAAGTCAATTAAAGTTGAAGCTTTTATGGACCTCTACACACAGGCTATGCTTTGCACAGCATAATGTTAGTCCCATATGAATACcatatacttattttaaaaagaaatagGTATCCAAACTATTCCAATTGCGTACCTTGGCGTACATGTTTGTATGAGTGTTCTTGTCAGAATACTTTTTCGGAGCACTTGCTTTCGCTTTTATACGTGTATCTTCGAACAGGTATTAATCATTGGTTATTGCAACCGGTATATTTACAAAGTCAAGGTGAGGCTCCACCCATCGATCTTAACGTTACCCACACTAGTTATTTATGTGCCATCGATATTTTGGATCCATAAGGAAATCCGGAGCGAAACGTTTCGGTAAAATCTTTCTGAGGGATTATGTAATTGCTTCCTTGATTATCAAGGGCTTCATGCTTTTTGGCCTTATTTGAAGTAGTTGGTACTAACTTTTATAAAGATACCGAATTTAATAGCTATGCTAATAATTTATCGGATGTTGTTAAAGGAAGTCAATTAACGAGAACTATTTAGAGACAATTTTATTAGTAGTTAAACATTGAGGACAGTGGGTTTCCAAAACAATTTTTATGTGTTAAATTCAAATGACTCAACATCATATcacaataaatatgaatatttttGTATGTAAAGTTTTATTGGGACTTGTACGGTAAAATATTAGCAAAACTGTCTTTTCATAAAAGTCGGCTACATGTGTTATTGTTGGCACCAATATAACAACGAAGTTATTACAACTGATTACCGCAGTGATTACGGATCAAACGAAGGCCGATGATAGATAGAGGACCATAAGAATCAATAGCTCTTTAAGGACCTGTCATTTGTCTTCGTTAATTAATCCCTTCAAAACGGGAGACCGAGTATAGCACATTCTTCTTTCATTACTACAGTAATAGCTACAGCTAAGACAGCACAGCACAGCTGCACTGTAACTTATGTGAGAACTGCACCCGACTACGCACTTGCGCAGTCGCCTTGCAGCTCCCATCCCTATGTGATACAGACTTCCTTCTCATATAATAATGATTCATGATGTGTGTATAGGGTAGGAGACAGTATAGACCAagccttttagggttccgtacccaaagggtaaaaacgggaccctattactaagactccgctgtccgtccgtccgtccgtccgtctgtcaccaggctgtatctcatgaaccgtgatagctaggcagttgaaattttcacagatgatgtatttctgttgccgctataacaacaaatactaaaaagtacggaaccctcggtgggcgagtccggctcgcacttgtccggtttttttccaTGTTGCTGATACTTGCACAAACATTCCAGGCATATCTTGTCttacaaattaaaacaaaataggatttgaaagtaaataatttattgcaattcattataaaagtagttttggctaataaataataaatacttcataaattcACTTCTTACCAGCCACCATGTCCATAGGCGCCATGTCCGTAGGTACCGTGATCGTAACCGCCATAACCACCAGCACCGTAACCGGCTCCGTAACCGGCTCCGTAACCCGCACCGTAACCTCCATAGCCGTGGGCGGGAGAGCCATGTACACTGTATTGGTTAGCGTACGAAGTCGCAACGGGAGTGCCGGCATAGCCTAAGGCTGAACCCCCAACACCGGCATATCCTAGGCCTGAATATGAAGGAGCAACACTCTTAACCACAGATACGTGAGAAGTGGCGTGACCGAGACCGTGGCCGGCTAAGCCGTATCCACCATATCCAAGTCCTCCGTAACCACCTTGGCCGGCGTAACTTCCGTAACCCAGCCCAGCGCCGTGACCGCCATAGCCACCGTACCCGCCATAGCCCAGATTTGAGCCGTAGCCGAGGGTTGAGCCGTAGCCAAGGCCGGAGCTCAGCGCTCCAGCATGAGCAAAGCCGAAGAGACAGGCGGCAATCAAAGCGATCTGAAacaaagaatatatttattaagAGTGTCCTAATGTGGTAAGGAATTTAATATTGCAAAATACTAGTAACAAAGGTAACAAAGGGGATTTTTAAAATGCTTTACTCGTACCTTAGCAAACATTTTGTTGTTGTTTCTTCAAAAGTGATGATTTGAATGTTTTCCTGCTATTGTTAGCCGGcttttatatgaaaaaggtaGGATATAAAGCATTCTTTGCCAAGGCTCTATTCTATGAAACGGACCGTAACGTGATTACATTTTTTGCAGCCCGCCCGTGTTCGGGTGTAACATTATTGTTGAATAATTACGTTGTCTAATTTGAATTATTTCGTAAAACACCTGATAACCATCCTCAGCAAG
This genomic interval carries:
- the LOC134794574 gene encoding ice-structuring glycoprotein-like, producing the protein MAAKFVVFLCAVAAAKAGGLYGSPYAASYASPYASLASYGAPALSPYAAAPLASYAAPVATYAASPVIKSYAAPALQAYSAPIVKAVAPAVSSVSSYTTHTAHAAPVYAKAVAPVASYATAPVATYAAPAPIAYSAPAPVAYSAPAPVAYSAPAYAHAAPLSYASAPLASYAPASFAAYSSPLVKSAVAYSAAPAVSHVAYNGLANYGWYTRIKAKASAPKKYSDKNTHTNMYAKIVVVLCAAGIASAGNLLHAAAPVAYAAPVSSVSYATHTAHGSPVATYAAAPVASYAAAPVASYAAAPVATYAAAPVYKSVAPAVSYQSISTHSAPVAYAAPAVATYAATPVVHKTITPVATYSAAPVVHKSIAAPAYSAYHSAPVAYAPAPAVHAYQAAPVATYAAAAPVVKTAVTYSAAPAVSHVSYSSAYGNYGW
- the LOC134794305 gene encoding glycine-rich protein-like encodes the protein MFAKIALIAACLFGFAHAGALSSGLGYGSTLGYGSNLGYGGYGGYGGHGAGLGYGSYAGQGGYGGLGYGGYGLAGHGLGHATSHVSVVKSVAPSYSGLGYAGVGGSALGYAGTPVATSYANQYSVHGSPAHGYGGYGAGYGAGYGAGYGAGGYGGYDHGTYGHGAYGHGGW